In Salmo salar chromosome ssa03, Ssal_v3.1, whole genome shotgun sequence, a single genomic region encodes these proteins:
- the LOC123741756 gene encoding cell wall protein DAN4-like, with translation MRMLVNGRQAITTTPSTVSGRQAITTTPSTVSGRQANTTTPSTVSGRQANTTTPSTVSGRQAITTTPSTVSGRQAITTTPSTVSGRQAITTTPSTVSGRQAITTTPSTVSGRQAITTTPSTVSGRQAITTTPSTVSGRQAITTTPSTVSGRQAITTTPSTVSGRQAITTTPSTVSGRQAITTTPSTVSGRQAITTTPSTVSGRQAITTTPSTVSGRQAITTTPSTVSGRQAITTTPSTVSREAGHHHDTLHCEREAGHHHDTLHCEREAGHHHDTLHCEREAGHHHDTLHCEREAGHHHDTLHCEL, from the coding sequence TGCGTATGCTAGTCAACGGTAGGCAGGCCATCACCACGACACCCTCCACTGTGAGCGGGAGGCAGGCCATCACCACGACACCCTCCACTGTGAGCGGGAGGCAGGCCAACACCACGACACCCTCCACTGTGAGCGGGAGGCAGGCCAACACCACGACACCCTCCACTGTGAGCGGGAGGCAGGCCATCACCACGACACCCTCCACTGTGAGCGGGAGGCAGGCCATCACCACGACACCCTCCACTGTGAGCGGGAGGCAGGCCATCACCACGACACCCTCCACTGTGAGCGGGAGGCAGGCCATCACCACGACACCCTCCACTGTGAGCGGGAGGCAGGCCATCACCACGACACCCTCCACTGTGAGCGGGAGGCAGGCCATCACCACGACACCCTCCACTGTGAGCGGGAGGCAGGCCATCACCACGACACCCTCCACTGTGAGCGGGAGGCAGGCCATCACCACGACACCCTCCACTGTGAGCGGGAGGCAGGCCATCACCACGACACCCTCCACTGTGAGCGGGAGGCAGGCCATCACCACGACGCCCTCCACTGTGAGCGGGAGGCAGGCCATCACCACGACGCCCTCCACTGTGAGCGGGAGGCAGGCCATCACCACGACACCCTCCACTGTGAGCGGGAGGCAGGCCATCACCACGACGCCCTCCACTGTGAGCGGGAGGCAGGCCATCACCACGACACCCTCCACTGTGAGCCGGGAGGCAGGCCATCACCACGACACCCTCCACTGTGAGCGGGAGGCAGGCCATCACCACGACACCCTCCACTGTGAGCGGGAGGCAGGCCATCACCACGACACCCTCCACTGTGAGCGGGAGGCAGGCCATCACCACGACACCCTCCACTGTGAGCGGGAGGCAGGCCATCACCACGACACCCTCCACTGTGAACTGTGA